A single region of the Amphiura filiformis chromosome 7, Afil_fr2py, whole genome shotgun sequence genome encodes:
- the LOC140157082 gene encoding uncharacterized protein: MTTTFSRVEAGKLLNLAAMANISNDLKSYLSGTSGASNADTSTSSSHSSLTSWFSKKEDKTEGETLENDPSNAWFNEAQKDPLCPSLSKRQRILGFMMCLLAGAICFAMALSIAPFIVVRARKFALLYSLGSLFTISSFSLLWGPWHHVKHLCSSQRLPFTAIYFGTMFATLYFAMVKKVMILTIVCAIFQIIALFWYIVSYIPGGQTGLKFFTKIFSSAAKTTLSKTLPV, encoded by the exons ATGACAACAACATTTTCACGTGTGGAAGCAGGGAAGCTTCTGAATTTGGCAGCTATGGCAAACATTAGCAACGATTTAAAATCTTATTTATCGGGAACTTCAGGTGCTTCAAACGCTGACACTTCAACATCTAGCTCACACTCGTCGTTGACATCATGGTTTTcgaaaaaagaagataaaacagagGGAGAAACCTTAGAAAATGATCCAAGCAATGCATGGTTCAACGAAGCGCAGAAAGATCCACTGTGTCCTTCTTTG TCCAAGAGGCAGCGAATCCTTGGTTTCATGATGTGTCTTCTAGCCGGTGCCATCTGTTTTGCTATGGCGTTATCAATAGCACCCTTCATTGTAGTGAGAGCCAGGAAATTTGCTCTGCTTTATTCACTTGGTAGTCTTTTCACAATTAGTAG TTTTTCTCTCCTCTGGGGACCATGGCATCATGTCAAACATCTCTGTTCATCACAACGCCTGCCTTTTACTGCTATATATTTTGGAACCATGTTTGCTACACTTTATTTCGCTATGGTT AAAAAGGTGATGATTCTCACTATTGTTTGTGCAATCTTCCAGATAATTGCATTATTTTG GTACATCGTAAGCTACATCCCAGGAGGACAAACAGGACTGAAATTTTTCACCAAAATCTTTTCATCAGCAGCGAAGACAACCTTATCGAAAACATTACCAGTATAG